A window of Abditibacteriota bacterium genomic DNA:
GGACGGCCCCGGAGGGCCCGGCATGCCCTCCCGCATAAAGCATCTGACTCTGGAAAACGTCTGCGTCCACAATGACTTGAACGCCCACGACTACGTGAGGCTCCGTGGCGCCGTGGAGGACCTTCTGGTCCGCAACGTCCAGCTGCTGGGCTGCCGCCCGGAGAGCAGATTTTTCGTCAGGGACTATCCCGGGGCAGGCGCCGCCAGGCTGAGAGTGGAGGGCTTTTTGTCCGACGGAGCCCGGCTGGGGGAGGCCGCTGCCCCATAACGCAAAAAGAAGCGGTCCGTCATGGACCGCTTCCCGAATGCGCGCAGGAATATGCGCAAACCTAAGCTTTTTTGCCTATTTCATCAATTATACGCGACTGCTCCTGCAGAACTCTCTTGAGCCTGTCGGTCTCCGCAGTGTGCTCCGCCTGCATCTGTTTGATCTTGTCCAGAAGGCCGAGTATGATGTCCACGCCGGCCAGGTTGACTCCCATATCCTGGGTGAGCCTCTGGATCTGCTTCAGCTTTTCCACGTCCGCTTCGGAATACATGCGGTTTTTGCTGCCGACTCTGACAGGTATCACAAGACCCAGTCTTTCGTAGGTCCTGAGGGTCTGGGGATGCATGTCGCAAATCTTGGCCGCAACGCTGATGAGATAAACAGGTTCGTCTCTTTGTGACATGCGTATCGCTCCTTGTTATTTTCTGAGTGCCCGTATCTGCTCCAGCAGCTCTTTTTCTTGCGGGCTGATCTCCGAAGGAATGCGGATCCTGCATACTGCATAGAGGTCTCCGCAGCCCTCCGATTTCATCCTGGGCATGCCCTTGCCGGGCAGCTTGAAGCGTTTGCCCGAACGGGTCATGGGAGGGATGGTCATGGTCACGGGCTTTTCCATGGTGGGCACCGTGACTTCGCCGCCTAACAGGGCGGTGAGATAATCCACCTCCACCTGACAGGACAGATTGCTGCCGTCCCGTTCGAAGGTCTTGTCGCTCGTAAAATTGACCACCAGATACAGATCGCCGTTGCCTCCGGGTCCGGGGGCGCCTTTGCCCGCCAGCTTGATCTTCTGGCCCTGGCCGATGCCCCTGGGCACCTTCACCTTCAGCCGTTTGTCGGTCATCAGTGTCAGCTCGCTGCCGTAATAGGCGTCCTGCAGGCTGATGTCCAGGTTGTAGGTGATATCCTGCCCTTTGACGTTTTGTCTGAAGCGGGAAAACACCTGTTCGCCGATGCCGGAGTTGGATCCGAAAAGCAGATCGAAGAAGGGGCTGTAGCCGCTGGCTCCGCCCATACCTCCCATGTTGAAGCGCAGGTTCTCAAAGGGATTGGCACCGGCTCCCTGCCGGTACAGCTCCCAGTCCTTGCCGTAAGTATCGTATTTCTTGCGTTTGTCCTCGTCTGAGAGTACTTCGTAGGCCTCGCTGATCTCCTTGAATTTTTCCTCGGCGTTCTTGTCGTCGGGGTTCACGTCGGGATGATACTTTCTGGCCAGCTTTCTGTATGCTGTCTTGATATCCTTCAGGCTTGCAGATTTGTCAACTCCCAGCACACTGTAATAATCCTTATAGTCCACCGGTTGCCTCCGTTTTTTGCGTGTTCCCGGCGCAGCCCGCCGGGATGCAAGCGCTTATGAGAATATTCCTTGTCCTGTAAAAGCTCCGGGCGGGGCATGCCCCGCCCCGGAAATATTCTATTCTTCCTTGAATTCGGCTTCGACCACGTCGTCCTCGGAAGGTACGTTCACCTGAGGTCCCTCGGAGTAGGCTCCTCCGGTCTGAGCTCCGGCCTGTCCGC
This region includes:
- a CDS encoding helix-turn-helix transcriptional regulator, with the translated sequence MSQRDEPVYLISVAAKICDMHPQTLRTYERLGLVIPVRVGSKNRMYSEADVEKLKQIQRLTQDMGVNLAGVDIILGLLDKIKQMQAEHTAETDRLKRVLQEQSRIIDEIGKKA
- a CDS encoding J domain-containing protein, whose amino-acid sequence is MDYKDYYSVLGVDKSASLKDIKTAYRKLARKYHPDVNPDDKNAEEKFKEISEAYEVLSDEDKRKKYDTYGKDWELYRQGAGANPFENLRFNMGGMGGASGYSPFFDLLFGSNSGIGEQVFSRFRQNVKGQDITYNLDISLQDAYYGSELTLMTDKRLKVKVPRGIGQGQKIKLAGKGAPGPGGNGDLYLVVNFTSDKTFERDGSNLSCQVEVDYLTALLGGEVTVPTMEKPVTMTIPPMTRSGKRFKLPGKGMPRMKSEGCGDLYAVCRIRIPSEISPQEKELLEQIRALRK